A single window of Microplitis demolitor isolate Queensland-Clemson2020A chromosome 7, iyMicDemo2.1a, whole genome shotgun sequence DNA harbors:
- the LOC103574167 gene encoding dynein regulatory complex protein 8 isoform X1 codes for MTGSLEPTLLEKRISDAFDVFDNARSHEVDVRELGTIIRSLGCVISEAELQEIQVEVEDVENNCVTQERFVEYMSKAICEQKFKPADPEDLLQAFQLLDPDNHGYIMRGDMEKALMEIGEPFTKEEIDEMMSVACDPTTNRINYEHYINSLIVSLFFSTIDYEYLMYFIRLICLMIKTFIKSLNFRKQTNQRFKLNPRY; via the exons a TGACAGGATCATTGGAGCCAACGTTGTTAGAAAAAAGGATTTCAGATGCATTTGACGTGTTCGATAATGCAAGAAGTCATGAAGTTGATGTCAGAGAACTGGGAACGATAATAAGATCTCTGGGATGTGTGATAAGTGAAGCTGAGCTCCAAGAGATTCAAGTTGAAGTTGAAGATGTGGAAAATAATTGCGTTACTCAAGAAAGATTTGTCGAATATATGTCCAAGGCAATATGTGAACAAaa ATTCAAGCCAGCAGATCCTGAAGATCTACTGCAGGCATTCCAGCTTCTTGACCCAGACAATCATGGGTACATAATGCGAGGTGACATGGAAAAAGCACTGATGGAAATTGGAGAACCTTTTACCAAAGAGGAGATTGATGAAATGATGTCAGTGGCTTGTGATCCGACGACTAATAGAATAAACTACGAGCATTACATTAATTCGCTCAttgtaagtttatttttttcaactattgaTTATGAGTACTTGATGTATTTTATTAGATTGATCTGCCTGATGATAAAAACGTTTATAAAATCGCTCAACTTTCGGAAGCAAACAAACCA
- the LOC103574163 gene encoding sprouty-related, EVH1 domain-containing protein 1 has product MTEASDDGNYLVRVQAQVMTRDDSSGGWVILSGGGLANVSVRRRVTSSTSGIPHPPGSTNGTNVPGITAVISPSSSNTQNSTPGTVASSAGHGSSTSPPSAKRNHEYFIYGRRIKDQSVVLSCTIKKDFQYNKVMPTFHHWCTGEKRFGLTFQTAADARAFDKGVRRAVEELLEGLTDSSSPAIPDAGDDGVFMTVNLPAEPPDPRQSSDPPRGIVRVPNYHSQCPELPDPHKSSSIHCISGGPSVKVPQSHHPLESSGDVASDNYSYVQLTTLNHDYLYPVIDEHKTDRSPVERRHSSGSLKKPDIIVSQPTKNTSKQQRGSARLKCRHCQEMYMEHQNPRGSCEYAPDAVKNGIATVSCLLCARCMLYHCMSDAEGDFSQNPCSCSTDEGCCRRWFGLALLSLIVPCLWMYPPLRAIHWCGMSCGICGGRHHPSE; this is encoded by the exons ATGACAGAAGCCTCGGACGA TGGTAACTATCTGGTGAGAGTTCAAGCCCAGGTGATGACGAGGGATGACAGCTCTGGGGGATGGGTGATATTGAGTGGTGGAGGCTTAGCCAACGTCTCAGTAAGACGACGAGTAACCTCCTCCACAAGTGGAATACCACATCCACCTGGCAGTACCAATGGCACCAATGTACCTGGTATCACTGCTGTCATCTCTCCGTCATCATCAAACACTCAAAACTCTACGCCTGGGACAGTTGCCTCCTCCGCTGGCCATGGATCCAGCACTTCGCCACCCAGTGCCAAGAGAAATCAcgagtattttatttacggCAGAAGAATCAAGGACCAGTCG GTTGTTCTGAGCTGCACAATCAAGAAGGACTTCCAGTACAACAAGGTGATGCCGACGTTCCACCACTGGTGCACGGGGGAGAAGAGGTTCGGACTGACGTTCCAGACAGCCGCTGATGCCCGTGCCTTCGACAAAGGTGTTCGCCGAGCAGTAGAAGAACTGTTGGAAG gGCTCACCGATTCATCATCACCTGCAATTCCAGACGCCGGTGACGACGGTGTTTTCATG ACAGTGAACCTCCCAGCAGAGCCACCGGATCCACGACAATCCTCAGATCCACCTCGTGGAATAGTACGTGTACCAAATTATCATTCCCAATGCCCAGAGTTGCCGGATCCGCATAAATCCAGTTCAATTCACTGCATAAGCGGCGGCCCATCGGTCAAGGTCCCACAAAGCCATCATCCCCTCGAGTCCAGTGGCGACGTAGCGTCCGATAATTATTCCTACGTCCAGCTCACGACTCTCAATCATGATTATCTTTATCCCGTGATCGACGAACACAAGACCGATCGAAGTCCCGTGGAGCGACGTCACTCTTCCGGTTCGCTCAAGAAACCCGACATAATTGTATCGCAGCCAACCAAGAATACAAGTAAACAGCAGCGTGGTAGTGCCAGACTTAAGTGTCGGCATTGCCAGGAAATGTATATGGAGCATCAAAACCCTCGAGGATCGTGTGAGTACGCGCCCGATGCCGTTAAAAATGGTATTGCCACAGTATCCTGTCTCTTGTGTGCTCGCTGTATGCTCTATCACTGCATGAGCGACGCCGAGGGAGACTTTTCACAAAATCCTtgcag TTGTAGTACAGACGAAGGATGCTGCCGGCGATGGTTCGGCCTGGCTTTACTCTCACTAATAGTTCCATGTCTATGGATGTATCCACCACTGCGTGCTATCCACTGGTGTGGGATGAGCTGCGGCATTTGCGGAGGCCGTCATCATCCATCAGAATAA
- the LOC103574165 gene encoding cleavage and polyadenylation specificity factor subunit 1 produces MYSICKTKHPATGVEHSITCNFFNRSEKCLVAAGANVIRVFKLIPDIDPVKKDKIYETRAPKMKLECLAQYILHGNVMSLQAVTLMGSQRDALLLSFRDAKLSIVEYDPETHDLRTVSLHYFEEEEMRDGWTNHHHIPMVRVDPEGRCAVMLVYGRKLVVLPFRKDPTLDDGDLLEVSKAVASNKTPILSSYMIILKNLDEKIDNIIDLQFLHGYNEPTLLMLYEPVRTFAGRIAVRQDTCAMVAISLNIQEKVHPVIWSVCNLPFDCCQAVPVKKPLGGTLIMAVNSLIYLNQSIPPYGVSLNSLAECSTNFPLKPQEGAKMSLEGAQVAFISTDRLVISLKSGELYVLSLFADSMRSVRGFHFDKAAASVLTTCVCLCEESYLFLGSRLGNSLLLRFTEKESENLQNSDDVTIVNESEEAPAKKQNFLGDWMASDVSEIKDPEELEVYGNETQTSMQITSYSFEVCDSLLNIGPCGNISMGETAFLSPEFSQNVDIDVELVTTSGYGKNGALCILQRSIRPQVITTFELPGCRDMWTVISPSSYDQQNREIEAIHSFLILSNIDSTMILQTGQEINEVDQSGFSTQSTTVFAGNLGNNRYIVQVNPMGVRLMQGTNQIQHMPLDLGCPIIYASCADPYVVLLAEDGQVILLTLREVRGSPRLHADPANLLFRPQIDTLCAYRDVSGLFTTQLPDEEPEATEENKDTEDSSAAMVVDNEDDLLYGDVPAFQMPPLLPVKAPEASTKKNPWWQKYMQDIKPTYWLLVYRDSGTLEIYSLPDLHLSYLIRNFGLGQSVLHDSMESTNILSSPVNELPNPESQVREILMVALGHHGNRPMLLVRLDTELQMYQAYRYPKGYLKLRFKRLEHDIIPGQTFMKPKEEDIRHGDEIRSSMMRYFSNIAGYNGVFLCGDYPHWIFLTSRGELRTHPMSIDGPIRSFAAFNNINCPQGFLHFNRKQELRICVLPTHLSYDAPWPVRKVPLRCTPHFVTYHAESKTYCVITSTSEPFKSYYRFNGEDKEFTEEERPERFLYPIQEQFSIVLFSPVSWETIPNTRIELEQWEHVTCLKNVALAYEGTRSGLKGYIVLGTNYNYGEDITSRGRIMIFDIIEVVPEPGQPLTKNRFKRIYAKEQKGPITAITQVSGFLVSAVGQKIYIWQLKESDLIGVAFIDTQIYIHQMISIKSLIIIADVYKSISLLRFQEEYRTLSLVSRDFRPAEIFSLEYLIDNTNLGFLVSDGENNLSLFMYQPESRESLGGQKLIRKADFHLGQKVNTFFRIKCRTRDIAGQKKEFAGAENRHVTMFATLDGALGYVLPVPEKAYRHLLMLQNVLISHICHTAGLNPKDFRTYKSYVRMQGNPARGIIDGDLVWKYLQLPNNEKAEIAKKIGTRMPEVIEDILEIDRQTAHF; encoded by the exons atgtATTCGATTTGCAAGACCAAACACCCGGCAACTGGAGTCGAGCACTCAATCacctgtaattttttcaatcggTCAGAAAAATGTCTGGTGGCAGCCGGTGCCAATGTTATCAGAGTATTCAAACTGATACCGGACATCGATCCTGTGAAAAAGGATAAAATATACGAAACTCGAGCACCAAAAATGAAACTGGAATGCCTGGCTCAGTATATTCTCCATGGGAATGTCATGTCTCTGCAGGCAGTAACACTGATGGGATCACAACGCGATGCTCTGCTTCTGAGTTTTCGCGACGCGAAGCTGTCAATAGTAGAATATGATCCTGAGACCCATGATCTACGTACGGTATCGCTTCACTACtttgaagaagaagaaatgagAGACGGATGGACAAATCATCACCACATACCCATGGTCCGGGTTGATCCTGAAGGTAGATGTGCTGTCATGTTGGTCTACGGTAGAAAATTAGTCGTCTTGCCGTTCAGAAAAGACCCGACACTTGATGACGGTGATTTACTGGAGGTTTCTAAAGCAGTTGCCTCAAACAAAACACCCATTCTGTCATCTTACATGATCATTCTGAAGAatcttgatgaaaaaatagataatatcATTGATTTGCAATTTCTTCATGGGTATAATGAACCCACGCTGCTGATGCTGTACGAGCCAGTAAGAACTTTTGCTGGAAGGATTGCAGTGCGTCAAGACACGTGTGCGATGGTCGCAATTTCGCTTAACATTCAGGAAAAAGTTCATCCCGTTATTTGGTCTGTATGTAATTTACCTTTTGATTGTTGTCAGGCCGTTCCTGTGAAGAAACCTCTTGGAGGCACGCTGATAATGGCAGTCAATTCTTTGATCTATCTCAATCAGAGCATCCCACCTTACGGAGTATCGCTGAATAGTCTTGCTGAATGCAGTACTAATTTTCCATTGAAGCCGCAGGAAGGAGCCAAGATGAGTCTAGAAGGCGCGCAAGTTGCTTTTATATCAACAGACCGGCTGGTAATTTCATTGAAAAGTGGAGAATTGTATGTCTTGTCTTTGTTTGCTGATAGCATGAGATCTGTACGTGGGTTTCATTTTGACAAAGCCGCTGCTAGTGTACTGACGACATGTGTTTGTTTATGTGAGGAAAGTTATCTGTTTCTTGGTTCACGTCTAGGTAATTCTTTGCTGCTACGTTTCACAGAAAAAGAATCAGAGAACTTGCAGAATTCAGATGACGTTACGATTGTAAATGAAAGTGAAGAAGCGCCAgcgaaaaaacaaaactttttggGCGACTGGATGGCCTCGGATGTATCGGAAATAAAAGATCCAGAAGAACTTGAAGTATATGGAAATGAAACTCAAACTTCTATGCAAATTACTTCCTATAGTTTTGAAGTATGCGATAGTTTACTTAACATTGGACCATGCGGTAATATTTCAATGGGTGAGACGGCATTTTTATCTCCCGAATTTTCTCAAAATGTTGATATTGATGTGGAACTTGTCACTACTTCGGGATATGGAAAGAACGGAGCGCTCTGCATACTCCAGCGTTCAATAAGACCCCAAGTTATCACGACATTTGAATTACCCGGTTGCCGAGACATGTGGACTGTAATTAGCCCGTCGTCTTATGACCAACAAAACCGAGAAATTGAAGCAATTCATTCGTTTCTTATTTTAAGTAACATAGACTCGACAATGATCCTGCAAACTGGACAGGAGATAAATGAAGTTGATCAAAGCGGCTTCAGTACCCAGAGTACGACAGTATTTGCTGGTAATCTTGGCAACAATCGTTACATTGTCCAGGTAAATCCAATGGGGGTTCGTTTAATGCAGGGAACAAATCAAATTCAACATATGCCGCTTGATTTAGGGTGTCCTATTATCTATGCAAGTTGTGCTGATCCCTACGTGGTTTTACTAGCAGAAGATGGACAAGTTATACTACTAACTCTTCGTGAAGTTCGTGGATCACCTCGACTTCATGCTGATCCAGCGAATTTACTCTTCCGTCCGCAGATTGATACACTCTGTGCTTACAGAGATGTCAGCGGTCTCTTTACGACTCAACTTCCTGACGAAGAGCCAGAAGCTAcagaagaaaataaagataCTGAAGATTCTTCAGCGGCTATGGTTGTTGACAACGAAGATGATCTGCTTTACGGAGATGTTCCTGCCTTCCAAATGCCTCCACTTTTGCCTGTAAAAGCACCCGAAGCatcgactaaaaaaaatccatggtGGCAAAAATATATGCAAGACATAAAACCAACTTACTGGCTTCTAGTTTACCGGGACAGCGGCACACTGGAAATTTATTCACTACCGGACTTACATCTGTCTTATTTAATACGTAATTTCGGTCTAGGTCAGTCTGTTTTACACGACAGCATGGAGTCAACGAATATTCTTTCGTCGCCAGTAAATGAATTACCGAATCCCGAATCTCAAGTCCGTGAAATATTGATGGTAGCACTTGGACATCACGGCAATCGGCCGATGTTACTGGTACGTCTGGATACCGAGCTACAAATGTATCAGGCATACAGGTATCCAAAGGGTTATCTTAAATTACGTTTCAAAAGACTAGAACATGACATTATTCCTGGACAGACATTTATGAAACCAAAAGAAGAAGACATAAGACACGGTGACGAAATCCGCAGCTCAATGATGAGATACTTCAGCAACATCGCTGGCTACAATGGAGTTTTTCTCTGTGGTGATTATCCTCACTGGATATTTTTAACAAGTCGAGGTGAATTGAGAACCCACCCTATGAGTATTGATGGCCCTATAAGATCATTTGCTGCTTTCAATAACATCAATTGTCCTCAGGGATTTTTGCATTTCAATCGTAAGCAAGAGCTGAGAATATGTGTGCTACCAACTCACTTATCTTACGATGCACCCTGGCCTGTAAGAAAAGTTCCTCTACGTTGCACACCTCACTTTGTTACCTATCACGCTGAAAGTAAAACTTATTGTGTCATCACCAGTACTTCCGAACCCTTCAAAAGTTACTACAGATTCAATGGCGAGGACAAAGAGTTCACTGAAGAAGAAAGACCTGAAAGATTTCTGTATCCTATTCAAGAACAATTCAGCATCGTACTTTTTTCACCAGTATCCTGGGAAACAATTCCCAATACGAGAATAGAACTAGAGCAATGGGAGCACGTTACGTGTTTGAAAAATGTCGCGCTGGCTTACGAAGGAACCAGGTCTGGACTCAAAGGTTACATTGTCTTAGGAACAAACTATAATTACGGAGAAGACATCACTAGTCGTGGACGAATAATGATATTTGATATCATTGAAGTTGTACCTGAACCCGGACAACCTCTCACAAAAAATAGGTTTAAGCGAATTTACGCTAAAGAACAAAAAGGCCCGATTACTGCCATCACTCAGGTTTCAGGTTTTCTGGTCTCAGCAGTAGGTCAGAAGATCTACATATGGCAGCTCAAGGAAAGTGACCTGATTGGAGTTGCATTCATCGATACCCAAATATACATCCATCAGATGATCAGCATCAagagtttaataataattgctgATGTCTACAAGTCGATAAGTTTATTGAGGTTCCAAGAAGAGTATCGGACACTGTCATTAGTCAGCAGAGACTTCCGTCctgctgaaattttttcacttgaGTATTTGATTGACAATACCAACCTCGGGTTCTTAGTTTCCGAtggagaaaataatttgtcattatttatgTACCAACCAGAGTCGAGGGAAAGTCTTGGCGGGCAAAAACTTATCAGAAAAGCAGACTTTCATCTCGGACAAAAagttaatacattttttagaattaaatgCCGGACAAGAGACATAGCTGGCCAGAAAAAAGAATTTGCTGGTGCTGAGAATAGACACGTTACCATGtttg ctACACTAGACGGTGCTCTTGGATACGTACTCCCAGTACCGGAAAAAGCCTACAGACATTTATTAATGTTACAAAACGTCTTAATAAGTCATATATGTCACACTGCTGGATTAAACCCAAAAGATTTTCGTACTTACAAAAGTTACGTACGAATGCAAGGGAATCCAGCACGTGGTATAATTGACGGTGATCTCGTTTGGAAATATTTGCAATTGCCAAATAATGAAAAAGCCGAAATagctaaaaaaattggcaCACGTATGCCAGAAGTTATCGAAGATATTCTTGAAATAGACCGACAAACTgcacatttttaa
- the LOC103574167 gene encoding dynein regulatory complex protein 8 isoform X2 encodes MTGSLEPTLLEKRISDAFDVFDNARSHEVDVRELGTIIRSLGCVISEAELQEIQVEVEDVENNCVTQERFVEYMSKAICEQKFKPADPEDLLQAFQLLDPDNHGYIMRGDMEKALMEIGEPFTKEEIDEMMSVACDPTTNRINYEHYINSLIVDD; translated from the exons a TGACAGGATCATTGGAGCCAACGTTGTTAGAAAAAAGGATTTCAGATGCATTTGACGTGTTCGATAATGCAAGAAGTCATGAAGTTGATGTCAGAGAACTGGGAACGATAATAAGATCTCTGGGATGTGTGATAAGTGAAGCTGAGCTCCAAGAGATTCAAGTTGAAGTTGAAGATGTGGAAAATAATTGCGTTACTCAAGAAAGATTTGTCGAATATATGTCCAAGGCAATATGTGAACAAaa ATTCAAGCCAGCAGATCCTGAAGATCTACTGCAGGCATTCCAGCTTCTTGACCCAGACAATCATGGGTACATAATGCGAGGTGACATGGAAAAAGCACTGATGGAAATTGGAGAACCTTTTACCAAAGAGGAGATTGATGAAATGATGTCAGTGGCTTGTGATCCGACGACTAATAGAATAAACTACGAGCATTACATTAATTCGCTCAtt
- the LOC103574164 gene encoding general transcription factor IIH subunit 4 → MSSQSGQNLLRPSGLQCKDLHEYLKSRPPEVLNKLYHNPPICLAVFRELPEIARHYVMRLLFVEQPVPQAVIASWCSKLHFDEHQRVVQVLNELNVWKEASIPGGLPGWTLNSTFKKNLKIVLLGGGKPWTMSNQMETDNKPRDVAFLDSYALERWECVLHYMVGSQQQEGISADAVRILLHAGLMKRDEEDGSPVITQAGFQFLLLDTASQVWYFILQYLDTIEARGLDLVECLTFLFQLNFSTLGKDYSTEGMSEGLLTFLQHLREFGLVYQRKRKAGRFYPTRLALNIATGQSKPLARDIEKEGYIVVETNYRVYAYTCSSLQVALLGLFCEMLYRFPNLVVAILTRDSVRQALKSGITAVQIIGFLRQHAHGKMIEAGPPTLPPTIVDQIKLWENERNRFTFSEGVLYSQFLSQTDFETLRDHALSTGVLIWQSDRKRTMVVTKAGHDDVKRFWKRYSKGSN, encoded by the exons aTGTCATCACAAAGCGGTCAGAATCTTTTGCGTCCTTCGGGTTTGCAGTGCAAGGATTTgcatgaatatttaaaaagcaGACCTCCAgaagtattaaataaactttatcaCAACCCGCCAATATGTCTAGCAGTGTTTCGAGAGCTTCCTGAAATAGCGAGACACTACGTCATGAGATTATTGTTCGTCGAGCAACCGGTACCTCAAGCAGTTATAGCATCGTGGTGCTCAAAACTGCACTTTGATGAACATCAGCGAGTTGTGCAAGTGCTCAACGAATTAAATGTATGGAAAGAAGCTTCAATACCTGGTGGTTTGCCAGGATGGACGTTGAATTccacgtttaaaaaaaatttgaaaattgttttattgggTGGTGGGAAACCCTGGACTATGTCCAATCAAATGGAGACTGATAACAAGCCCAGAGATGTGGCCTTTTTAGATTCGTATGCTTTAGAAAGATGGGAATGTGTCTTGCACTACATGGTAGGATCTCAGCAGCAGGAAGGAATTTCTGCAGATGCTGTTAGAATTTTACTTCACGCTGGACTCATGAAAAGAGATGAAGAGGATGGTAGTCCAGTTATCACTCAAGCTGGTTTTCAATTCCTGCTTCTAGATACAGCATcacaa GTCTGGTATTTTATACTCCAATACTTGGACACTATCGAAGCCAGAGGCCTTGATCTTGTAGAGtgtttgacatttttatttcaattgaatttttcaacacTTGGTAAAGATTACAGTACTGAGGGTATGTCGGAAGGACTGTTGACTTTCTTGCAGCATCTTCGAGAGTTTGGACTCGTTTACCAGCGTAAAAGAAAAGCTGgaag attttatcCAACACGTCTGGCTTTAAATATTGCAACAGGTCAGAGTAAACCGCTGGCTAGAGATATTGAAAAAGAAGGATATATTGTCGTTGAAACAAATTACAGGGTGTATGCTTACACTTGTTCGAGTTTGCAAGTTGCATTGTTAGGTCTTTTTTGTGAAATGTTAtacag gtTTCCAAATTTAGTTGTCGCGATATTAACCCGAGATTCAGTACGTCAAGCTTTAAAAAGTGGTATAACAGCAGTTCAAATAATTGG ttttttgcgTCAACATGCCCACGGTAAAATGATTGAAGCAGGCCCACCGACGCTACCACCAACAATTGTCGACCAAATAAAACTGTGGGAGAACGAGAGAAACAGGTTTACGTTTAGCGAAGGCGTTTTATATAGCCAATTTTTATCACAAACTGATTTTGAAACGTTACGAGATCACGCTTTATCAACTGGTGTACTTATTTGGCAGAGCGACAG aaaACGAACAATGGTAGTTACCAAAGCCGGTCATGACGATGTCAAAAGATTTTGGAAGCGGTACTCTAAAGgctcaaattaa
- the LOC103574162 gene encoding cyclin-C: MAGNFWQSSHHQQWLLDKQDLIRERQFDLTILNEEEYQKLFIFFANLIQVLGEQLKLRQQVIATATVYFKRFYARNSLKCIDPLLLAPTSVFLASKVEEFGVISNTRLITTCQTVVKNKFNYAYTQEFPYRTNHILECEFYLLEHLDCCLIVYQPYRPLLTLIQDVGPDDQLLTLAWRIINDSLRTDVCLLYPPYQIAIGCLQIACVILQKDLKSWFAELNADMEKIQEIARYIINLYELWKTYDEKKEIQGLLAKMPKPKAAPQR; the protein is encoded by the exons ATGGCTGGAAACTTTTGGCAAAGTTCACATCA TCAACAATGGCTATTAGACAAACAAGATTTGATTAGAGAACGACAATTCGATCTTACGATACTGAATGAAGAAgagtatcaaaaattatttattttttttgccaatt taattcaaGTACTTGgagaacaattaaaattacgtcaaCAAGTGATAGCAACAGCAacagtttattttaaacgTTTTTACGCAAGAAATAGTTTAAAATGTATTGATCCTTTATTGTTGGCGCCAACTTCTGTATTTTTAGCATCCAAAGTTGAAGAATTTGGTGTTATATCAAATACACGTTTAATAACAACATGTCAAACTGTAG taaaaaacaaatttaattacgcCTACACTCAAGAGTTTCCATACCGCACAAACCACATTCTGGAGTGTGAATTTTATCTTCTAGAACATCTAGACTGTTGTTTGATAGTTTACCAACCGTATCGACCTCTTTTGACTTTGATCCAAGACGTTGGACCCGACGATCAATTACTTACTCTGGCGTGGAGAATCATCAATGACAGTCTGAGAACTGATGTGTGTCTTCTGTACCCTCCTTATCAGATAGCTATCGGATGCTTGCAGATTGCATGCGTGATACTGCAAAAAGACTTGAAGTCATGGTTCGCTGAACTTAATGCCGACATGGAGAAAATTCAAGAAATAGCTCGTTATATTATAAATCTCTATGAGCTGTGGAAGACATATGATGAGAAAAAAGAGATTCAGGGCTTACTTGCTAAAATGCCAAAACCTAAAGCAGCGCCGCAACGCTGA